A genomic segment from Pseudomonas sp. M30-35 encodes:
- the pstB gene encoding phosphate ABC transporter ATP-binding protein PstB, which yields MQHGTTHGIDISALGREKQSLDLNKETTAIHVPGLNLYYGEKQALFDVKMNIPKQRVTAFIGPSGCGKSTLLRTFNRMNDLVDGCRVEGEVNLDGTNIYRKGEDVADLRRRVGMVFQKPNPFPKSIYENVVYGLRIQGVNQKRVLDETVEWALKSAALWDEVKDRLHESALGMSGGQQQRLVIARTVAVQPEVLLLDEPCSALDPISTLKVEELIYELKSKYTIVIVTHNMQQAARVSDYTAFMYMGKLIEYGDTDTLFTNPDKKQTEDYITGRYG from the coding sequence ATGCAGCACGGAACGACACACGGTATCGACATCTCAGCTCTTGGCCGTGAAAAGCAAAGCTTAGATTTGAACAAAGAAACCACCGCCATCCATGTACCGGGTTTGAACCTGTACTACGGTGAAAAACAAGCACTGTTCGATGTCAAAATGAACATCCCCAAGCAGCGCGTTACCGCATTTATTGGGCCGTCTGGTTGCGGTAAATCGACACTGCTGCGTACCTTCAACCGGATGAATGATTTGGTTGATGGCTGCCGTGTTGAGGGTGAAGTGAACCTTGATGGCACCAACATCTACCGCAAAGGCGAAGATGTCGCTGACTTGCGTCGTCGCGTTGGCATGGTGTTTCAGAAGCCAAACCCATTCCCTAAAAGCATTTATGAAAACGTGGTTTACGGCCTGCGTATTCAAGGGGTGAACCAGAAGCGCGTGCTTGATGAGACCGTTGAGTGGGCTCTGAAAAGTGCAGCCCTGTGGGATGAGGTCAAAGACCGTCTGCACGAGTCCGCGCTGGGAATGTCCGGCGGTCAGCAGCAACGTCTGGTGATTGCGCGTACCGTAGCGGTGCAACCAGAAGTCTTGTTGTTGGATGAGCCATGTTCGGCACTCGATCCGATCTCGACGCTGAAAGTCGAAGAGCTGATCTACGAGCTGAAATCCAAATACACCATCGTTATCGTGACCCACAACATGCAGCAAGCAGCGCGGGTTTCCGACTACACCGCGTTTATGTACATGGGCAAACTGATCGAGTACGGCGACACCGATACGCTGTTCACTAACCCAGACAAGAAGCAGACTGAGGATTACATCACCGGTCGCTACGGTTGA
- the phoU gene encoding phosphate signaling complex protein PhoU, translating into MINKDSLTHHISQQFNAELEEVRSHLLAMGGLVEKQVNDAVNSLIEADSGLAQQVREIDDQINQMERNIDEECVRILARRQPAASDLRLIISISKSVIDLERIGDEATKIAKRAILLCEEGEAPRGYVEVRHIGGQVRKMVQEALDAFARFDADLALSVAQYDKTVDREYKTALRELVTYMMEDPRSIARVLNIIWALRSLERIGDHARNIAELVIYLVRGTDVKHIGLKRMQEEVEGTGKDK; encoded by the coding sequence ATGATTAATAAAGACAGTCTTACTCATCACATTTCTCAGCAGTTCAATGCCGAGTTGGAAGAGGTGCGCAGCCACCTTTTGGCGATGGGCGGTTTGGTTGAGAAGCAAGTCAATGATGCGGTCAACTCGCTGATTGAAGCCGACTCTGGTCTGGCTCAACAAGTGCGCGAAATCGATGACCAGATCAATCAGATGGAGCGCAACATCGACGAAGAGTGCGTGCGCATTCTGGCTCGTCGTCAGCCGGCTGCTTCTGACCTGCGTTTGATCATCAGCATCTCCAAGTCGGTCATCGACCTGGAGCGTATCGGTGATGAGGCGACCAAAATCGCCAAGCGCGCCATTCTTCTATGTGAGGAAGGCGAAGCGCCGCGCGGTTACGTCGAAGTACGTCACATCGGCGGTCAGGTACGCAAGATGGTGCAGGAGGCGCTTGATGCCTTTGCTCGCTTCGACGCGGATCTGGCTCTGTCTGTGGCGCAGTACGACAAAACGGTCGATCGCGAATACAAAACCGCATTGCGTGAGCTGGTGACTTACATGATGGAAGACCCGCGCTCAATCGCCCGCGTTCTGAACATCATCTGGGCCTTGCGTTCGCTGGAGCGGATTGGCGACCACGCCCGTAACATCGCTGAGCTGGTTATCTACCTCGTACGCGGCACTGACGTTAAGCACATCGGCCTCAAGCGCATGCAGGAAGAAGTAGAAGGCACAGGTAAAGATAAGTAG